The following proteins come from a genomic window of Haliaeetus albicilla chromosome 23, bHalAlb1.1, whole genome shotgun sequence:
- the IDS gene encoding iduronate 2-sulfatase isoform X2 yields MNVLFIVVDDLRPVLGCYGDKLVKSPNIDQLASQSIVFSNAYAQQAVCAPSRVSFLTGRRPDTTRLYDFYSYWRVHAGNYSTMPQYFKENGYVTLSVGKVFHPGVSSNYSDDYPYSWSIPPFHPSTEKYENDKTCRGKDGKLYANLVCPVDVTEMPSGTLPDIQSTEEAIRLLNVMKTNKQKFFLAVGYHKPHIPLRYPQEFLKLYPLENITLAPDPWVPEKLPSVAYNPWMDIRQRDDVEALNVSFPYGPLPDDFQRQIRQSYYAAVSYLDMQVGLLLNALDDVGLSNSTIVVFTADHGWSLGEHGEWAKYSNFDVATRVPLMFYVPGMTTSSVSQGERVFPYLDPFSHILSLVPQGQSKKVVELVSLFSTLAELAGLQVPPACPETSFHVALCTEGASIVRYFNASEEKVEEEKVVCDDTYRCFNEEPVAFSQYPRPADTPQWNSDKPKLKDIRIMGYSMRTIDYRYTVWVQFNPNNFSANFEDVHAGELYVVETDPNQDYNIYNNTSHGWLFKKILGFLKH; encoded by the exons ATGAACGTCCTGTTCATAGTTGTGGATGATCTGCGTCCCGTTTTGGGCTGTTACGGAGATAAGCTTGTGAAATCTCCAAACATTGATCAGCTTGCTTCTCAAAGTATTGTGTTCAGCAATGCGTATGCACAG CAAGCCGTGTGTGCTCCCAGTAGAGTGTCATTTCTTACTGGACGCAGACCTGATACTACCCGATTGTACGATTTCTACTCCTACTGGAGGGTACATGCAGGAAACTATTCCACGATGCCACAGTATTTCAAGGAGAATGGCTATGTGACCTTATCTGTGGGGAAAGTTTTTCATCCTG GGGTTTCATCCAATTACAGTGATGACTATCCATACAGTTGGTCCATTCCACCCTTTCATCCTTCAACTGAAAAGTATGAAAATGATAAG acttgtaggggaaaagatggaaaactttATGCTAACTTGGTGTGCCCAGTGGATGTGACAGAAATGCCTAGTGGTACTCTGCCTGATATTCAGAGCACTGAAGAGGCCATACGCTTACTGAAtgttatgaaaacaaacaagcaaaaattcTTCCTGGCTGTTGGTTACCACAAACCACATATCCCTCTGAGGTACCCACAG GAATTTCTAAAGTTGTACCCCTTGGAAAACATCACATTAGCCCCAGATCCCTGGGTGCCTGAGAAACTACCTTCTGTGGCGTACAACCCCTGGATGGATATCAGACAGAGGGATGATGTGGAAGCATTAAATGTTAGTTTCCCATATGGACCACTTCCAGATGACTTCCAG CGGCAGATTCGTCAGAGCTATTATGCAGCAGTTTCTTACCTGGATATGCAAGTTGGCCTGCTCTTGAATGCTTTGGATGATGTAGGACTCTCAAATAGCACAATAGTAGTTTTTACTGCTGATCATG GATGGTCCCTGGGAGAACATGGTGAATGGGCAAAATACAGCAATTTTGATGTTGCCACCCGTGTGCCGCTGATGTTTTATGTACCAGGAATGACAACTTCCTCTGTTAGTCAAGGAGAGAGGGTCTTTCCCTACCTTGACCCTTTTAGCCATATTTTAAGCTTGGTACCTCAAG GGCAAAGCAAAAAAGTGGTTGAGCTTGTGTCTCTGTTTTCAACACTTGCTGAACTTGCTGGCCTTCAAGTTCCTCCTGCGTGCCCAGAGACTTCGTTTCATGTTGCACTGTGCACTGAGGGAGCAAGCATTGTCCGGTACTTTAATGCCTCTGAAGAgaaggtggaggaagagaaggtTGTGTGTGATGACACTTACAGGTGTTTTAATGAAGAACCTGTTGCTTTCAGCCAATATCCCCGGCCTGCAGACACTCCTCAGTGGAACTCTGACAAGCCGAAGCTGAAAGACATCAGAATCATGGGCTATTCCATGCGTACAATTGACTACAGGTATACTGTATGGGTTCAGTTTAATCCTAACAACTTCAGTGCTAACTTTGAGGATGTCCATGCAGGAGAGTTGTATGTGGTGGAGACTGATCCAAACCAGGATTATAACATCTATAACAATACCTCACATGGTTGGTTGTTCAAAAAAATTCTTGGCTTCCTGAAGCACTAG
- the IDS gene encoding iduronate 2-sulfatase isoform X1 translates to MAAARLCLWLCLLGLPRGASAFAPEAAATRRLRARGAAVGPGDGMNVLFIVVDDLRPVLGCYGDKLVKSPNIDQLASQSIVFSNAYAQQAVCAPSRVSFLTGRRPDTTRLYDFYSYWRVHAGNYSTMPQYFKENGYVTLSVGKVFHPGVSSNYSDDYPYSWSIPPFHPSTEKYENDKTCRGKDGKLYANLVCPVDVTEMPSGTLPDIQSTEEAIRLLNVMKTNKQKFFLAVGYHKPHIPLRYPQEFLKLYPLENITLAPDPWVPEKLPSVAYNPWMDIRQRDDVEALNVSFPYGPLPDDFQRQIRQSYYAAVSYLDMQVGLLLNALDDVGLSNSTIVVFTADHGWSLGEHGEWAKYSNFDVATRVPLMFYVPGMTTSSVSQGERVFPYLDPFSHILSLVPQGQSKKVVELVSLFSTLAELAGLQVPPACPETSFHVALCTEGASIVRYFNASEEKVEEEKVVCDDTYRCFNEEPVAFSQYPRPADTPQWNSDKPKLKDIRIMGYSMRTIDYRYTVWVQFNPNNFSANFEDVHAGELYVVETDPNQDYNIYNNTSHGWLFKKILGFLKH, encoded by the exons ATGGCGGCCGCTCGGCTCTGCCTctggctctgcctgctggggcTTCCCCGCGGCGCCTCCGCGTTCGCCCCGGAGGCGGCGGCGACCCGACGGCTCCGCGCCCGCGGGGCGGCGGTGGGGCCCGGAG ATGGCATGAACGTCCTGTTCATAGTTGTGGATGATCTGCGTCCCGTTTTGGGCTGTTACGGAGATAAGCTTGTGAAATCTCCAAACATTGATCAGCTTGCTTCTCAAAGTATTGTGTTCAGCAATGCGTATGCACAG CAAGCCGTGTGTGCTCCCAGTAGAGTGTCATTTCTTACTGGACGCAGACCTGATACTACCCGATTGTACGATTTCTACTCCTACTGGAGGGTACATGCAGGAAACTATTCCACGATGCCACAGTATTTCAAGGAGAATGGCTATGTGACCTTATCTGTGGGGAAAGTTTTTCATCCTG GGGTTTCATCCAATTACAGTGATGACTATCCATACAGTTGGTCCATTCCACCCTTTCATCCTTCAACTGAAAAGTATGAAAATGATAAG acttgtaggggaaaagatggaaaactttATGCTAACTTGGTGTGCCCAGTGGATGTGACAGAAATGCCTAGTGGTACTCTGCCTGATATTCAGAGCACTGAAGAGGCCATACGCTTACTGAAtgttatgaaaacaaacaagcaaaaattcTTCCTGGCTGTTGGTTACCACAAACCACATATCCCTCTGAGGTACCCACAG GAATTTCTAAAGTTGTACCCCTTGGAAAACATCACATTAGCCCCAGATCCCTGGGTGCCTGAGAAACTACCTTCTGTGGCGTACAACCCCTGGATGGATATCAGACAGAGGGATGATGTGGAAGCATTAAATGTTAGTTTCCCATATGGACCACTTCCAGATGACTTCCAG CGGCAGATTCGTCAGAGCTATTATGCAGCAGTTTCTTACCTGGATATGCAAGTTGGCCTGCTCTTGAATGCTTTGGATGATGTAGGACTCTCAAATAGCACAATAGTAGTTTTTACTGCTGATCATG GATGGTCCCTGGGAGAACATGGTGAATGGGCAAAATACAGCAATTTTGATGTTGCCACCCGTGTGCCGCTGATGTTTTATGTACCAGGAATGACAACTTCCTCTGTTAGTCAAGGAGAGAGGGTCTTTCCCTACCTTGACCCTTTTAGCCATATTTTAAGCTTGGTACCTCAAG GGCAAAGCAAAAAAGTGGTTGAGCTTGTGTCTCTGTTTTCAACACTTGCTGAACTTGCTGGCCTTCAAGTTCCTCCTGCGTGCCCAGAGACTTCGTTTCATGTTGCACTGTGCACTGAGGGAGCAAGCATTGTCCGGTACTTTAATGCCTCTGAAGAgaaggtggaggaagagaaggtTGTGTGTGATGACACTTACAGGTGTTTTAATGAAGAACCTGTTGCTTTCAGCCAATATCCCCGGCCTGCAGACACTCCTCAGTGGAACTCTGACAAGCCGAAGCTGAAAGACATCAGAATCATGGGCTATTCCATGCGTACAATTGACTACAGGTATACTGTATGGGTTCAGTTTAATCCTAACAACTTCAGTGCTAACTTTGAGGATGTCCATGCAGGAGAGTTGTATGTGGTGGAGACTGATCCAAACCAGGATTATAACATCTATAACAATACCTCACATGGTTGGTTGTTCAAAAAAATTCTTGGCTTCCTGAAGCACTAG